In Leptospira sp. WS58.C1, a single genomic region encodes these proteins:
- a CDS encoding sensor domain-containing diguanylate cyclase, which produces MIGKDNDPLMIEYYEKKIYDQKQLLEISKALNSTLDYKYLIDAILNICLAQLQTLSAAIFLAPEADSNYFELEPSFKGFDLAEDDAGFRIKTDAPLVTFLETKLKAMTPDQIEESMGLSPELEFLRRIGGDLIIPLNAKGKVNGLLLLGEKITMGEWMEEDRDFLTTLSTLAGIAVENSRLYELATVDMMTGLKVHHYFQTKLKEEMERCRKKRTNLALLFTDVDNFKKFNDTHGHQAGDQVLIEVAARLIQCAGKHDIAARYGGEEFCLVMPGADLKRGFEMGERLRKAVEATSIPNPNGGPDFQVTLSIGVSEFWASDRNNKDLIERADKALYEAKHSGKNRTISFQVPVQN; this is translated from the coding sequence TTGATCGGAAAAGACAATGATCCATTGATGATCGAATATTATGAGAAGAAGATCTATGATCAGAAACAACTTCTCGAGATCAGTAAGGCTCTTAATTCCACACTAGATTATAAGTATCTAATCGATGCTATTTTAAATATTTGTTTAGCTCAATTGCAAACTTTGAGCGCGGCTATCTTTTTAGCACCGGAAGCTGACTCTAATTATTTTGAATTGGAACCTAGTTTCAAAGGATTCGACCTTGCGGAAGATGATGCAGGGTTCCGGATTAAAACAGATGCACCTTTAGTTACTTTTTTAGAAACCAAACTGAAAGCAATGACTCCCGATCAGATCGAAGAGTCCATGGGCTTAAGTCCTGAACTGGAATTTTTAAGAAGAATAGGCGGAGACCTCATCATTCCTTTGAATGCAAAAGGGAAAGTGAACGGGTTACTTCTTTTGGGTGAAAAGATCACCATGGGAGAATGGATGGAAGAAGATAGAGACTTCCTTACCACTCTTTCCACTCTAGCTGGGATCGCAGTGGAGAACTCAAGACTCTACGAACTTGCAACCGTTGATATGATGACCGGTTTGAAAGTGCATCATTACTTCCAGACTAAACTGAAAGAAGAGATGGAACGTTGCCGTAAAAAAAGAACGAATCTTGCTCTTCTATTCACCGATGTGGACAACTTTAAAAAGTTCAATGATACTCATGGGCACCAAGCGGGGGACCAGGTACTTATCGAGGTCGCTGCAAGGCTGATCCAATGTGCGGGCAAACATGATATCGCCGCCAGATACGGTGGAGAGGAATTCTGTTTGGTCATGCCTGGAGCGGACTTAAAGCGGGGATTTGAAATGGGAGAACGTTTGAGAAAGGCGGTAGAGGCTACTTCTATTCCGAATCCGAACGGAGGTCCGGATTTCCAAGTCACTCTTTCTATTGGGGTTTCCGAGTTTTGGGCAAGTGATAGAAACAATAAGGATCTTATAGAAAGGGCGGATAAGGCGCTTTACGAGGCGAAACACTCCGGTAAAAACAGGACAATTTCCTTCCAAGTTCCGGTCCAAAACTAG
- the proC gene encoding pyrroline-5-carboxylate reductase, which translates to MKYNKIGIIGCGNMGGAIYRSLQSRKIDVIGFDPYLDPKKAQGMVLESDWSQFQKKADLLILAVKPAEVSKTLRSLEAPKAILSVAAGIDTRILSSSAPNGSKVVRIMPNLPILVGKGALGYYGDKELYESLREIFSPISYCLELSKEELLDAVTGLSGSGPAYVLRFIQSLAEGGVASGLTYSQALELSIQTVIGGAELLAKELEKDPDTHPEVLKNKVTSPGGTTIAGLEELEKNKFPFAVISAVKRATERSKELGN; encoded by the coding sequence ATGAAATATAATAAGATCGGTATCATAGGTTGCGGAAATATGGGAGGAGCGATTTATCGTTCCCTTCAATCTAGAAAGATAGATGTAATAGGTTTTGATCCTTATCTAGACCCAAAAAAAGCGCAAGGAATGGTTCTGGAATCGGATTGGTCCCAATTCCAAAAGAAAGCGGATCTTTTGATCTTAGCTGTAAAGCCTGCGGAGGTTTCTAAAACTCTTAGATCCTTGGAAGCTCCGAAGGCGATTCTTTCCGTAGCGGCGGGAATTGATACTAGGATACTTTCTTCTTCCGCTCCTAACGGATCCAAAGTGGTCCGTATTATGCCGAACCTTCCTATTTTAGTGGGAAAGGGAGCTTTGGGCTACTATGGAGACAAGGAATTATACGAAAGTCTGCGGGAGATCTTCTCTCCTATCTCTTATTGTTTGGAACTTTCCAAAGAAGAATTATTAGATGCGGTAACCGGTCTTTCCGGTTCAGGGCCTGCCTACGTACTTAGGTTTATCCAAAGTTTGGCAGAAGGTGGAGTTGCCTCCGGTTTGACATATTCTCAAGCGTTGGAACTTTCCATACAAACCGTGATAGGTGGTGCTGAATTACTGGCAAAAGAATTGGAAAAGGACCCAGATACTCATCCGGAAGTTTTGAAAAACAAAGTAACTTCTCCCGGTGGAACAACGATCGCAGGTTTGGAAGAGTTGGAGAAGAATAAATTCCCTTTTGCTGTGATCTCCGCAGTGAAAAGAGCAACAGAACGTTCTAAAGAGTTAGGAAACTAA
- a CDS encoding PilZ domain-containing protein yields MDRTVKETEALTKILQTLFARLPVSVEIKGRSYPAKIVGVKDGLYLLVSLPGKSDGEKTRILFLTHNNHFFHGVFTVVQRNAGNGLELLRIQAVKVSEAKRAQGRVELEGGGGEPIILTNIINQLHLRRSLGFIDKIVETILQKHAKKMKETYPDSLIYFSDRMDNRLRIMYNFEQSIFVTNRLERSSGGVGQNFVPIEEYLKLLALNKLESRFISEISVLIRYKNYTPLGYVQVLSDKPMDTEDYNKITLFAAAISRDVIASGFFQESKERCIAEDISRSGLGFFHAQSIFFSRSFAVGEILLFDLQMNQELKGTYRAVIRNITNTDKMFRIGLQFFNLNSKEEEMLNRFVDSRLGPGEGSQAPESTEQESDTPVEGESASEMETVSEDIPDMGFEGEEESV; encoded by the coding sequence TTGGATAGGACAGTCAAGGAAACAGAGGCTCTGACTAAAATCCTCCAAACATTGTTTGCGAGATTGCCGGTTTCCGTGGAAATTAAGGGCAGATCCTATCCCGCAAAAATCGTAGGGGTCAAAGACGGTCTTTATCTTCTCGTTTCTTTACCCGGAAAATCGGATGGGGAGAAGACCAGGATCCTATTTCTTACTCATAATAATCATTTTTTCCACGGTGTTTTTACGGTTGTCCAGAGGAATGCGGGTAACGGTTTGGAATTGTTGAGGATCCAGGCGGTAAAGGTCAGCGAGGCAAAACGGGCCCAGGGCAGGGTGGAATTGGAAGGTGGGGGCGGAGAGCCGATCATTCTCACCAATATTATCAATCAATTACACTTAAGACGTTCATTAGGTTTTATTGATAAAATAGTAGAGACTATCCTTCAGAAACATGCCAAAAAAATGAAGGAAACCTATCCGGATTCTTTGATCTATTTTTCGGATCGAATGGATAACAGGCTTAGGATCATGTACAATTTCGAACAATCCATCTTCGTTACCAATCGTTTGGAAAGAAGTTCGGGCGGAGTTGGACAAAATTTTGTTCCGATCGAGGAATACCTAAAACTTCTGGCATTGAATAAGTTAGAATCCAGATTTATTTCCGAAATTTCGGTACTGATCCGTTATAAAAATTATACACCTCTCGGTTATGTTCAGGTGCTTTCCGACAAACCTATGGATACGGAAGATTATAATAAGATCACATTATTTGCCGCCGCAATTTCCAGGGATGTGATCGCTTCCGGGTTTTTCCAGGAGTCCAAAGAAAGATGTATCGCAGAGGATATCAGTAGGAGTGGACTCGGGTTTTTCCACGCGCAATCCATTTTCTTTTCCAGAAGTTTTGCAGTGGGAGAAATTTTGTTATTCGATCTGCAAATGAATCAGGAACTGAAAGGGACTTATCGGGCCGTTATCCGAAATATCACGAACACGGACAAAATGTTCCGTATCGGTTTACAATTCTTTAATTTGAATTCTAAGGAAGAAGAGATGTTGAACCGATTTGTGGATTCCAGATTAGGCCCGGGAGAAGGTTCTCAAGCGCCTGAATCGACAGAACAAGAGTCGGATACTCCCGTGGAAGGAGAGTCTGCTTCCGAGATGGAAACGGTATCGGAAGATATACCTGATATGGGATTCGAAGGAGAAGAAGAGTCTGTCTAA
- a CDS encoding YggS family pyridoxal phosphate-dependent enzyme: MGVSENYKTIMQELESLKQLGTPTLIAVSKFQPKEKVQEAIAGGVIHFGENRVQEGIEKFSDLGKPEKDFILHHIGPVQSSHIRKYAGLYSFVHGVGSQKILQELKRRMDGDRWKIRYFLQVNLTKEDTKSGFSKEEVLALLQKKETLSSEFCILEGFMTMGPSSGDPEETRKVFQEMAKIRKEFYPQGKLSMGMSGDYRIALEEGSDYLRIGTAIFGERT, translated from the coding sequence GTGGGAGTTTCAGAAAATTATAAAACGATCATGCAAGAACTGGAGTCCCTAAAACAATTAGGAACTCCAACACTCATCGCAGTTTCCAAATTCCAACCCAAAGAAAAAGTACAAGAAGCGATCGCCGGAGGAGTGATCCATTTCGGAGAAAACAGGGTCCAAGAGGGGATTGAAAAATTTTCGGACTTGGGAAAACCGGAAAAGGATTTTATACTACATCATATAGGTCCCGTTCAATCTTCTCATATTCGAAAGTACGCAGGATTATATTCTTTTGTGCATGGAGTAGGTTCACAAAAAATTTTACAAGAATTGAAAAGAAGAATGGATGGGGACCGCTGGAAGATACGGTATTTCCTACAAGTCAATCTAACAAAGGAAGATACAAAGTCGGGATTTTCGAAAGAAGAAGTCCTGGCCCTTCTTCAAAAAAAAGAAACTCTCAGTTCGGAATTCTGTATATTAGAAGGATTTATGACCATGGGCCCAAGCTCCGGAGATCCGGAAGAAACCCGCAAGGTATTCCAAGAGATGGCTAAGATCCGAAAAGAATTTTATCCACAAGGAAAATTGTCCATGGGAATGTCCGGTGATTACAGAATTGCATTGGAAGAAGGTAGCGATTATCTTAGAATTGGGACCGCAATATTCGGAGAAAGAACATGA
- a CDS encoding retropepsin-like aspartic protease — MILTLFFFSLAGCTSFDFRNLFSGYIRYEKDAGGIWIRLPLKEVDHLPVIYLALDKDREPLRFLIDTGAFVSFLSEDHVPENSPKKVLSASFPGGSVQSVRRTIKNDLFIGGIRPFESVEFYSHVFPKELRVDGILGMNAFLGSVVVLDLPDKISLWRSSTSSPAPGFLEENLFPMFLKSGQPSAVLLRPPGTRKESWILDTGAEYSVLDWETIKSDHPTEYVEGKEATVFNFGGGRLSAKIRTLRPFCPVFVKNDSEGIGFCTPELEVFPGGIPPDALHSDHRRGIVGILGRNWMENYRILLDTKRSLIGIVGKESVLGNE; from the coding sequence ATGATTCTTACGTTATTCTTTTTTTCTTTAGCGGGATGTACTAGTTTCGATTTTCGGAATTTATTCTCAGGTTATATCCGCTATGAAAAAGACGCAGGGGGGATCTGGATCCGTCTTCCTTTAAAAGAAGTGGATCATCTTCCCGTAATTTATCTCGCTTTAGATAAAGATCGGGAACCTCTTAGATTCCTGATCGATACGGGTGCATTCGTTTCCTTTCTTTCCGAAGATCATGTGCCGGAAAATTCTCCTAAAAAAGTTTTGAGTGCAAGTTTTCCCGGCGGTTCCGTTCAGTCGGTACGAAGAACGATCAAAAATGATCTGTTCATAGGAGGGATCCGCCCATTCGAGTCTGTGGAATTTTATTCACATGTGTTTCCCAAAGAATTGAGAGTGGATGGGATCCTAGGAATGAATGCATTCTTAGGTTCGGTAGTTGTTTTGGATCTACCGGATAAAATTTCCCTATGGAGATCTTCTACGTCCAGTCCTGCACCCGGCTTTTTGGAAGAAAATCTATTTCCAATGTTTTTGAAGTCAGGGCAACCGTCTGCAGTACTTCTTCGCCCGCCGGGAACTCGAAAAGAATCTTGGATCTTGGACACCGGGGCCGAATACAGTGTTCTAGACTGGGAGACGATCAAATCAGATCATCCAACGGAATATGTGGAAGGAAAAGAAGCGACCGTATTCAACTTCGGTGGTGGCCGGCTTTCGGCAAAGATCAGAACGCTTCGGCCTTTTTGTCCTGTTTTTGTGAAAAACGATTCTGAAGGGATCGGTTTCTGCACTCCTGAACTCGAGGTATTTCCTGGCGGGATTCCTCCGGATGCTTTGCATTCGGACCATAGAAGAGGGATCGTCGGGATATTAGGTCGGAATTGGATGGAAAACTATCGAATTCTTTTGGACACAAAAAGGAGTCTTATTGGTATAGTAGGAAAGGAATCGGTCTTAGGGAATGAATAA
- a CDS encoding alpha-hydroxy-acid oxidizing protein, producing MSKKIAGKTILIIGGGLLQVPIIQTAKTMLLRTVVADMNPEAPGLKICDLPLIMSTKDIEGMVREAKKLSATTKIDGVITAGTDASMTVAAVANALDLPGIRFVDAEAASNKVKMRERLKKAGVPIPGFAPVWSIQDTRDALEFLQFPLVMKPADNMGARGVVKVNNREELQAAFKHAKKYSPTGEMILEEYMPGPEVSVDALAWDGKFMITGLADRIIEREPYFIEMGHNMPSALSPEIQKEIEDVMFRGMQALGIRRGAGKGDIKVTPTGVKVGEIAARLSGGFMSALTFPLSSGINLNRAAILIALGEEPDNLEPLFHRVSIERALLAPKGKLLSIDGLEEAKKIEGVTDIFLLHKVGDIIPEPTNNIEKTGHVIISAENLSQAESIFSKVLETVKFTSDELYSISEKEIAANARARFGKEICWVCKVCDGTDCASGVPGMGGVGRMLSFQDNTKALEEYSILPRYIRDNVQASTESHFFGQKLSTSFMCAPMTGAITNMSGAMDEYTLAAVLLEGCLASGSLAWLGDGASPEKYLIILEALKKVDGKGVLICKPREDEGLIKERFQEAEAQGVLALGMDIDAVNFKTLVQKKIPSITRGVDALSKIRSYTKLPFILKGVMSPEDAILAREAGADAIVVSNHGGRVLDDMPGTARVLPKIREALGADFPISVDGGVRSGADVFKMHALGANNVLIGRPMAISAVGGGVAGVRFLVGQYTEGLAQAMNTVGVSKISEIRKEFIFRKKEETSS from the coding sequence GTGAGTAAAAAAATCGCAGGTAAGACGATCCTAATCATAGGCGGAGGACTTTTACAGGTTCCGATCATCCAAACGGCAAAAACGATGCTTCTCAGAACGGTGGTAGCGGATATGAATCCGGAGGCGCCGGGTCTGAAAATTTGCGATCTTCCTCTTATCATGTCCACGAAAGACATAGAAGGAATGGTAAGAGAGGCTAAAAAATTATCCGCAACTACTAAGATAGACGGAGTAATCACCGCAGGAACAGACGCCAGTATGACTGTGGCTGCAGTAGCCAATGCACTGGATCTTCCTGGGATCCGATTCGTGGATGCGGAAGCGGCTTCCAATAAAGTAAAGATGAGGGAGCGCCTGAAAAAGGCAGGGGTTCCTATTCCGGGATTTGCTCCCGTATGGAGTATCCAAGATACACGCGACGCGTTGGAATTCCTACAATTTCCGTTGGTAATGAAACCTGCAGACAATATGGGAGCTCGCGGGGTTGTAAAAGTAAATAATAGAGAAGAGCTACAGGCAGCATTCAAACACGCAAAAAAATATTCTCCTACCGGTGAGATGATCTTAGAAGAATATATGCCCGGTCCCGAAGTTTCCGTGGATGCGCTCGCGTGGGACGGCAAATTTATGATCACAGGTCTTGCGGACCGTATCATAGAAAGAGAACCTTATTTTATAGAGATGGGCCATAATATGCCTTCCGCTCTTTCGCCAGAGATCCAAAAAGAAATAGAAGATGTGATGTTTCGAGGAATGCAGGCGCTTGGGATCAGAAGAGGTGCAGGAAAGGGCGATATCAAAGTGACTCCTACAGGAGTAAAAGTAGGAGAGATTGCCGCAAGACTTTCGGGCGGGTTCATGTCCGCTTTGACTTTCCCATTATCCAGCGGGATCAATTTGAATCGAGCCGCTATACTTATCGCTCTGGGGGAAGAGCCTGATAATTTAGAACCGTTATTTCATAGAGTATCTATCGAAAGAGCGTTACTCGCGCCTAAGGGAAAACTTCTTTCCATCGATGGATTGGAAGAGGCCAAAAAGATAGAAGGAGTTACCGATATCTTTCTTTTACATAAGGTGGGAGACATTATCCCGGAACCCACGAATAATATTGAAAAAACAGGACATGTGATCATCTCCGCGGAGAATTTAAGTCAGGCTGAAAGTATATTCTCCAAAGTATTGGAAACCGTTAAATTTACCTCGGACGAATTATACTCCATCTCCGAAAAAGAAATCGCGGCTAACGCGCGAGCTCGTTTTGGAAAAGAGATTTGCTGGGTCTGTAAGGTATGTGATGGGACGGATTGTGCTTCCGGTGTTCCCGGAATGGGCGGAGTCGGAAGAATGCTTAGCTTTCAGGACAATACCAAGGCCTTGGAAGAATATTCGATCCTACCCAGATATATCAGAGACAATGTGCAGGCAAGCACCGAAAGTCACTTTTTTGGACAGAAATTATCCACATCTTTTATGTGCGCCCCAATGACAGGTGCGATCACGAATATGAGCGGAGCCATGGATGAGTATACTCTCGCCGCGGTTTTGTTAGAAGGATGTTTGGCTTCCGGCAGCTTAGCATGGTTAGGCGATGGCGCAAGCCCGGAAAAATATCTGATCATTCTGGAAGCTCTTAAAAAGGTGGATGGAAAAGGTGTACTTATTTGTAAACCGCGAGAAGACGAAGGGCTCATCAAAGAAAGATTCCAAGAAGCGGAAGCGCAAGGTGTTCTTGCTCTAGGAATGGACATAGATGCAGTGAATTTCAAAACTCTGGTCCAGAAAAAGATCCCTTCGATCACAAGAGGAGTGGACGCTCTTTCTAAAATACGTTCTTATACAAAACTTCCTTTTATCCTAAAAGGTGTGATGAGTCCCGAAGATGCGATCCTTGCAAGAGAAGCTGGTGCGGATGCGATCGTTGTTTCCAATCATGGGGGCAGAGTATTGGACGATATGCCAGGGACTGCGAGAGTTCTCCCTAAGATCCGAGAGGCCTTAGGTGCTGATTTTCCGATCTCAGTGGACGGCGGTGTTAGAAGCGGCGCCGACGTTTTCAAAATGCACGCATTAGGTGCGAACAATGTTCTCATCGGGAGACCTATGGCGATTTCCGCGGTGGGCGGGGGTGTGGCTGGAGTCCGTTTTTTAGTGGGCCAATATACCGAAGGTTTGGCACAGGCAATGAACACGGTAGGAGTTTCCAAAATTTCCGAGATTAGGAAAGAATTTATTTTCAGAAAAAAAGAAGAGACTTCTTCTTAA
- the mnmA gene encoding tRNA 2-thiouridine(34) synthase MnmA produces MNKGKIIVAMSGGVDSAVTAGLLMEEGYEVIGVNLRTWEYEAPACDTTKKSCCSPEDIRDARDVGLSLNIPFYVIKMEKLFQEKVIDRFVNDYKDGKTPNPCVECNTFVKFGALFEKAKALGIDKIATGHYANIVEVDGRYAVSNAQDMNKNQAYYLYGLSQENLKNTVFPLGGMTKPEVREIARKMGLPVAEKAESQEICFIPENDYRKFLAKKNINFTPGVFKLQNGEVVGEHSGKENFTIGQRKGLGIAWKAPLYVISIQDDGTVVLAEEKQTFVESFIVEDLNLQAWAPVLETESSECRVQVRYRSRPIKAKVVRNENFIQVFPLEEVKGVAPGQSAVFYPKDSDYLLAGGIIQKGSVTTYEKSDLSTFQNSELGVSVLP; encoded by the coding sequence ATGAATAAGGGTAAGATCATAGTAGCGATGAGCGGAGGGGTGGACAGTGCGGTTACCGCAGGTCTCCTCATGGAAGAAGGTTACGAAGTGATCGGCGTCAACCTGCGCACATGGGAATATGAAGCACCTGCCTGCGATACCACTAAAAAATCCTGTTGTTCTCCCGAAGATATCAGGGACGCGAGAGACGTTGGTCTCTCCTTAAATATCCCTTTTTATGTGATCAAGATGGAGAAACTTTTCCAAGAAAAGGTCATAGATAGGTTCGTAAACGATTACAAGGATGGAAAGACTCCGAACCCTTGTGTGGAATGTAATACTTTCGTGAAGTTCGGCGCTTTATTCGAAAAAGCGAAAGCATTAGGAATTGATAAAATAGCTACCGGACATTATGCAAATATCGTCGAGGTGGACGGCAGATATGCCGTCTCCAATGCGCAGGATATGAATAAGAACCAAGCGTATTATCTATACGGCTTGTCCCAAGAGAATCTGAAAAATACCGTTTTTCCTTTGGGTGGAATGACTAAACCAGAAGTTCGTGAGATCGCGCGTAAGATGGGGCTTCCGGTAGCAGAAAAAGCGGAGTCACAAGAGATCTGTTTTATTCCTGAAAACGATTACAGAAAGTTTTTGGCTAAGAAGAATATTAACTTCACTCCCGGCGTATTCAAATTACAGAATGGCGAGGTAGTCGGAGAACATTCCGGAAAAGAAAACTTCACGATAGGACAAAGAAAAGGTTTAGGTATCGCTTGGAAGGCACCTTTATATGTGATCTCTATCCAAGATGACGGGACGGTCGTTTTGGCGGAGGAAAAACAAACCTTTGTGGAATCCTTTATCGTAGAAGATCTGAACCTGCAAGCTTGGGCTCCCGTTTTAGAAACGGAAAGTTCCGAATGTAGGGTCCAAGTCAGATATCGTTCCCGTCCGATCAAAGCAAAAGTAGTACGTAACGAAAACTTTATACAAGTATTTCCTTTGGAAGAAGTAAAGGGTGTAGCTCCCGGCCAATCCGCAGTCTTCTATCCGAAGGATAGCGACTATTTACTTGCAGGTGGGATCATCCAAAAAGGAAGTGTGACCACTTACGAAAAATCCGATCTTAGCACATTCCAAAATTCGGAACTAGGAGTAAGCGTTCTTCCGTGA
- the nhaC gene encoding Na+/H+ antiporter NhaC, protein MNEKPGFWISLFPLGFLVFSLSTAGFLFGSGIAEGPAQILLFSAGAISAGISRLRGISWEEIEDTVLDSLRNVLQPILILLLIGALIGIWIRSGIVPALIVWGLELLKPEIFLPSALILSSVVSLATGSSWSTAGTIGVALIGVGAGLGKPLGMVAGAVVSGAYFGDKLSPFSETTNLASSITGVSLLSHIRNMARTTLPAFGICLLAFGFLGWGSGQGETETATEPVISALKAEFQISWVLLFPPLLTFFLIYFRVSAIPSIFIGILSGGVCFVLTQSNIYANSLNLQDATSSAFKNLVSAASVGTKVKTGHAVVDGLLSRGGMSSMLSTVWLIISAMFYAGIMEGGGMTQVLAEKMLNWAKARGSLFTATVFTCVGTNLFCADQYLAIVVSGKMFKEAYSKKGLDPRNLSRCLEDSGTMTSALVPWNSCGSFMATALGVPTLVYLPYAFLNLLSPLFSLVTGWTGWGLAGKDPESKKDYI, encoded by the coding sequence ATGAACGAAAAACCTGGATTTTGGATCTCCTTATTTCCGCTGGGATTTTTGGTATTTTCGTTAAGTACGGCGGGATTTTTATTCGGAAGTGGGATCGCAGAAGGACCGGCCCAAATTTTATTATTCAGTGCGGGTGCGATTTCCGCGGGAATTTCCAGGCTCAGGGGCATCTCTTGGGAGGAAATAGAGGACACCGTTTTGGATTCTCTGAGAAACGTATTGCAGCCGATACTCATCTTACTTTTGATAGGGGCATTGATCGGGATTTGGATCCGTTCCGGGATCGTGCCGGCACTCATTGTCTGGGGTTTAGAATTATTAAAACCGGAGATTTTTTTACCCTCAGCGCTCATCTTATCTTCCGTGGTTTCTTTAGCCACAGGAAGTTCATGGTCCACTGCGGGAACCATCGGAGTCGCATTGATCGGAGTGGGGGCCGGCCTTGGGAAACCTTTGGGGATGGTAGCCGGGGCGGTTGTTTCGGGTGCCTATTTCGGAGATAAACTTTCTCCTTTTTCGGAAACGACAAATCTTGCATCCTCCATAACAGGGGTCTCCCTTCTATCACATATCCGTAATATGGCTAGGACGACGTTACCTGCATTCGGGATCTGTCTTTTAGCGTTCGGATTTTTAGGCTGGGGTAGCGGCCAGGGAGAAACGGAAACAGCTACAGAGCCGGTGATCTCCGCACTAAAAGCGGAATTCCAGATTTCTTGGGTTTTACTTTTTCCACCTCTTCTTACTTTCTTTCTCATCTACTTTAGGGTTTCCGCAATTCCTTCCATATTTATAGGGATCTTGAGCGGTGGAGTTTGTTTTGTTCTGACACAATCCAATATATATGCAAATTCTTTAAACTTGCAAGATGCAACTTCTTCCGCTTTTAAAAATTTAGTTTCAGCCGCTTCAGTAGGCACAAAGGTGAAAACCGGACATGCGGTCGTGGACGGATTATTATCCAGAGGAGGAATGTCCTCGATGCTTTCCACAGTTTGGCTGATTATCTCCGCTATGTTTTATGCAGGGATCATGGAAGGAGGGGGAATGACCCAAGTTTTAGCGGAAAAGATGTTAAATTGGGCGAAAGCGAGAGGTTCCTTATTCACTGCCACGGTATTTACCTGTGTAGGCACCAATCTTTTCTGCGCGGACCAATATCTAGCGATCGTGGTCTCAGGTAAAATGTTCAAAGAAGCGTATTCTAAAAAAGGATTGGATCCTAGAAATCTTTCCAGATGTTTAGAGGATTCGGGAACAATGACTTCCGCTTTGGTTCCTTGGAATTCCTGCGGTTCCTTTATGGCGACAGCTTTAGGAGTTCCTACACTTGTGTATCTTCCCTACGCATTCTTAAATTTACTTTCTCCATTATTCTCCTTAGTCACCGGATGGACAGGTTGGGGATTGGCGGGAAAAGATCCTGAATCTAAAAAAGATTATATCTGA
- a CDS encoding RluA family pseudouridine synthase, whose product MFLASRFTYQSRSNWRKILEEGKILVQGKPAKPSYSIKEGDEILYLPGDSFEPPIQTDFKILYEDTRYIAVEKPGDIPIHSAGRYRKNNLTDLLEEDPRFEKIYTIHRLDRETSGVVVFAKDPEAASKLADLFSKRKVNKTYVSYVWGNFPARLQAKGFLTSDPSSLIRKKRRFLSETSFQKLEIPEQDSETCETAFRKIGEGIFQGLSFSKVYCFPKTGRLHQIRATLYSLGFPLIGDKIYGKDERTFLEFIEGKDPDLIQKLGMERQALHSISLTFIHPFTGLITKIRSGLPQDFPE is encoded by the coding sequence GTGTTTCTCGCTTCCAGATTCACATACCAATCCAGGTCCAATTGGAGAAAAATATTAGAAGAAGGTAAAATACTCGTCCAAGGAAAGCCTGCAAAACCTTCTTACTCCATCAAAGAAGGAGACGAGATACTTTATCTTCCGGGAGATAGTTTCGAACCTCCCATCCAAACGGACTTTAAAATTTTATACGAAGATACACGTTATATTGCGGTGGAAAAACCGGGTGATATTCCGATCCATAGCGCCGGAAGATACAGGAAAAACAATCTCACGGATCTTTTAGAAGAAGATCCTCGTTTCGAAAAAATATATACGATCCATAGATTGGATAGAGAAACGTCCGGAGTGGTCGTTTTCGCAAAAGATCCGGAAGCCGCTTCAAAATTAGCCGATCTATTTTCCAAAAGAAAAGTAAATAAAACGTACGTATCCTATGTTTGGGGAAATTTTCCGGCTCGCCTCCAGGCAAAGGGATTTTTGACTTCGGATCCTTCTTCTTTAATCCGCAAAAAAAGAAGGTTTCTTTCCGAAACTTCGTTTCAGAAATTAGAAATACCGGAACAAGATTCGGAAACCTGCGAAACCGCTTTTAGGAAAATTGGAGAAGGTATCTTTCAGGGATTATCTTTTTCTAAAGTATATTGTTTTCCTAAAACCGGAAGGCTTCACCAAATTCGTGCTACATTGTATTCTTTAGGATTTCCGTTAATCGGAGATAAAATTTACGGCAAAGATGAGAGAACCTTCCTGGAATTTATTGAAGGGAAAGATCCGGATTTAATCCAAAAACTCGGAATGGAAAGGCAGGCATTACATTCGATTTCTCTTACGTTCATTCATCCGTTTACGGGATTAATAACGAAGATACGATCCGGTTTACCGCAGGATTTTCCTGAATGA